Proteins from a genomic interval of Coccinella septempunctata chromosome 2, icCocSept1.1, whole genome shotgun sequence:
- the LOC123308649 gene encoding cuticle protein-like isoform X1, whose product MAFKVVAFAALLAVASGSAIHGAGYIAETYAAPLALTKTVIAQPESPAHYDFGYSVSDPYTGDHKSQVESRRGDAVQGSYSLVDSDGTKRTVDYAADAVNGFNAVVRKEPLAQVAHVETVATAPVVAAAPAVVAARTYAAPAVVTHHSPAVVATRTYAAPAAVSSSYESKTITHNSPVVAHTYAAPAVYAARTYAAPAVVTHQAPALVAARTYAAPAAVSSSYESKTITHSSPVVAQTYAAPSVVAHTYAAPSVVAHSYGVPSVVARSYAAPAVVAGTYSSPIYSHGAVVSRYASPNYVW is encoded by the exons ATGGCATTCAAA gtTGTCGCCTTCGCCGCTCTCTTGGCCGTCGCAAGTGGTAGCGCCATCCATGGTGCTGGATATATCGCAGAGACCTATGCCGCTCCACTCGCTTTGACCAAGACAGTCATTGCTCAACCTGAATCACCAGCCCACTATGACTTTGGATATTCAGTGAGCGACCCCTACACCGGCGACCACAAATCCCAAGTAGAATCCCGTCGTGGTGATGCCGTCCAAGGTAGCTACTCCCTCGTAGATTCCGATGGAACCAAACGTACCGTAGACTACGCTGCCGATGCTGTCAATGGATTCAACGCTGTCGTACGCAAAGAACCTCTTGCCCAAGTTGCCCATGTTGAAACCGTTGCCACCGCTCCAGTTGTAGCTGCTGCTCCAGCTGTTGTTGCCGCCAGGACCTACGCTGCTCCCGCTGTTGTTACCCACCATTCTCCAGCTGTTGTTGCCACAAGAACCTACGCTGCCCCAGCTGCTGTATCAAGCTCCTACGAATCCAAAACCATCACCCACAACTCCCCAGTTGTTGCTCACACCTATGCTGCTCCAGCCGTATATGCTGCCAGAACTTATGCTGCACCAGCTGTTGTAACTCACCAAGCTCCAGCCCTCGTTGCCGCTAGGACTTATGCTGCCCCAGCTGCCGTATCTTCTTCATATGAATCCAAAACCATCACCCACAGCTCTCCAGTTGTAGCCCAGACCTATGCTGCTCCATCTGTTGTTGCCCACACCTACGCTGCTCCATCAGTTGTTGCCCACTCTTACGGTGTACCATCTGTTGTTGCCCGTTCTTATGCTGCTCCAGCTGTTGTTGCTGGAACCTACTCTTCTCCAATCTATTCTCACGGAGCCGTTGTATCTAGATACGCTTCCCCAAACTACGTCTGGTAA
- the LOC123308650 gene encoding cuticle protein 7-like gives MFFESCTNSEGRLHFFNIKSRSGCFRNQYRSSSRTLNIVMAFKLIAFFALVAVASAAVLPNGQLIAEHEAPAHYNFEYQVNDPTTGDEKHQEESREGDAVRGSYSLVEADGTRRIVEYTADDLNGFQAVVHKEPAGAPLPAPSPVVTKVVKPVVAPFHAIAPVATAPLVTKVSALPAYRTYNPYNQYYAGFANPYAVQPYAAYSHPYSPYLNRYNVHHY, from the exons atgtttttcGAATCCTGTACTAATTCAGAGGGGCGTCTTcatttcttcaatataaaaagcaGATCTGGATGTTTCAGGAATCAGTACAGATCTTCATCTCGAACTCTGAACATCGTCATGGCTTTCAAA CTCATCGCTTTCTTCGCTCTCGTAGCTGTTGCCTCAGCAGCTGTGTTGCCAAATGGTCAGCTCATCGCTGAACACGAAGCTCCAGCCCACTACAACTTCGAATACCAAGTCAACGACCCAACCACTGGAGATGAAAAACACCAAGAGGAAAGCCGTGAAGGAGATGCAGTACGTGGTAGCTACTCCTTGGTTGAAGCTGACGGTACCAGGCGTATTGTAGAATACACTGCTGACGACCTCAATGGTTTCCAAGCCGTTGTACACAAAGAACCAGCTGGTGCTCCACTCCCAGCCCCTTCTCCAGTTGTGACTAAAGTTGTTAAGCCAGTTGTCGCTCCATTCCATGCTATCGCCCCAGTTGCTACCGCTCCTTTGGTCACCAAAGTCTCTGCTCTTCCAGCCTACAGAACCTACAATCCATACAACCAATACTACGCTGGATTCGCCAACCCTTACGCTGTCCAACCATACGCTGCATACTCCCACCCCTACAGCCCCTACCTCAACAGATACAACGTCCACCACTACTAA
- the LOC123307161 gene encoding uncharacterized protein LOC123307161 has protein sequence MYRTIAVSLLIITTLSRAEDFLKCSAVGKSNEKCVKDFYPDQEAQESNLLSAYENEQPHEEIPAGQPPPPFHPGHTAPSLQYSEQNQFIQGREYDYGYSVNDETTGDQKFHRESRHDNVVHGTYSLIEPDGSKRTVVYTADDVHGFNAVVYRDEVSSEHNYIGNSQSVPISSGEGQQYSNSLNENLSYDTISHHYGPGNEPLSNDFGNGNGQDYRYQNNAPNSLEPTNVQDSVYHPNSFPTIYDHNSNITPQNIPIVVDSQPQTNSYSPEQLNSELEILNHLGGVLGEQNFVNSLVKEIDQLPSPSKGSVDVSNERENSINVFPQVADATVNPIRMQLLTELVNKQNAMFLDSTRNSNEAKDVVDIIPNSGLVEVNSTVTPSTITTGNFEPRHNPEHTSIADVRPTPYPHLNFNTHTSTPSAESYDLKSSTVVERPHVSGLTTPVPITSNVFPVRLNNLNFGEFPLLAHISPSYSRRYARHYA, from the exons ATGTATCGCACG ATCGCAGTCTCCCTATTAATAATCACCACACTATCCAGAGCTGAGGACTTCCTGAAGTGTTCTGCGGTCGGGAAATCAAACGAGAAATGCGTCAAAGACTTCTATCCAGATCAAGAAGCCCAAGAAAGCAACCTTCTGAGTGCCTATGAGAACGAGCAACCCCACGAAGAAATTCCAGCAGGACAACCACCACCACCATTCCATCCAGGACACACTGCCCCATCCCTCCAATATTCTGAACAAAATCAGTTCATCCAAGGTCGGGAATATGATTACGGTTATTCAGTAAACGATGAGACTACAGGAGATCAGAAATTCCACAGGGAATCCAGGCATGATAATGTTGTCCATGGAACTTACTCCTTGATCGAACCAGACGGTTCCAAAAGAACTGTTGTGTATACTGCGGATGATGTGCATGGCTTCAATGCTGTCGTGTACAGAGATGAAGTCAGTTCAGAGCACAATTACATAGGAAACAGTCAGTCAGTTCCAATTAGTTCAGGCGAGGGCCAACAGTATTCTAATTCTTTAAATGAGAACCTTAGTTATGACACAATCAGTCATCACTATGGACCAGGGAATGAGCCACTTTCAAACGATTTTGGAAATGGAAACGGTCAAGATTATAGATATCAGAATAATGCACCCAATTCACTAGAACCTACAAATGTACAAGATTCTGTATACCATCCAAATTCGTTCCCAACAATTTACGATCATAATTCGAATATTACACCTCAAAATATTCCAATAGTGGTTGATTCCCAGCCACAAACGAATTCTTACAGTCCAGAGCAGCTGAATTCCGAACtggaaatattgaatcattTGGGAGGAGTTCTAGGCGAACAGAATTTTGTAAATTCTTTGGTCAAGGAAATCGACCAACTTCCTTCTCCTTCAAAAGGATCTGTGGATGTTAGCAACGAGAGGGAGAATAGTATAAATGTCTTTCCACAAGTCGCTGATGCTACAGTTAATCCGATAAGAATGCAATTACTTACAGAACTGGTTAATAAGCAAAACGCTATGTTTCTGGATTCAACTAGAAATAGTAACGAAGCTAAAGACGTAGTTGATATCATTCCCAACTCAGGTTTGGTTGAAGTTAACTCAACTGTGACACCCTCTACCATAACGACTGGTAATTTTGAACCACGACATAATCCTGAACATACATCCATAGCTGATGTTCGTCCTACCCCCTACCCTCATTTGAACTTTAACACACATACCTCTACCCCTTCAGCGGAAAGCTACGACCTGAAGTCTTCAACAGTTGTTGAGAGACCTCATGTCAGTGGACTCACAACCCCAGTTCCTATTACTTCTAATGTTTTTCCTGTAAGACTGAACAATTTGAATTTTGGTGAATTCCCTTTGTTAGCACATATCTCACCCTCATATTCAAGGAGGTACGCTCGTCATTATGCCTGA
- the LOC123308648 gene encoding cuticle protein-like, producing MAFKFVAFAALLAVASGSAIHGAGYIAETYAAPLALAPVTKTVIAQPESPAHYDFGYSVSDPYTGDHKSQVESRRGDAVQGSYSLVDSDGTKRTVDYAADAVNGFNAVVRKEPLAVAAQVAHVETVATAPVVAAAPAVVAARTYAAPAVVTHHSPAVVATRTYAAPAAVSSSYESKTITHNSPVVAHTYAAPAVVAARTYAAPAVVTHQAPALVAARTYAAPAAVSSSYESKTITHSSPVVAQTYAAPSVVAHTYAAPSVVAHSYGVPSVVARSYAAPAVVAGTYSSPIYSHGAVVSRYASPNYVW from the exons ATGGCTTTCAAA ttcgtcGCTTTCGCCGCTCTCTTGGCCGTCGCTAGTGGTAGCGCCATCCATGGTGCTGGATATATCGCAGAGACCTACGCCGCTCCACTCGCTTTGGCCCCAGTAACCAAGACAGTCATTGCTCAACCTGAATCACCAGCCCACTATGACTTTGGATACTCAGTGAGCGACCCCTACACCGGCGACCACAAATCCCAAGTAGAATCCCGTCGTGGAGATGCTGTCCAAGGTAGCTACTCCCTCGTAGATTCCGATGGAACCAAACGTACCGTAGACTACGCTGCTGATGCTGTCAATGGATTCAACGCTGTCGTCCGCAAAGAACCTCTTGCTGTAGCTGCCCAAGTTGCCCATGTTGAAACCGTTGCCACCGCTCCAGTTGTAGCTGCTGCTCCAGCTGTTGTTGCCGCCAGGACCTACGCTGCCCCCGCTGTTGTTACCCACCATTCTCCAGCTGTTGTTGCCACCAGAACCTACGCTGCCCCAGCTGCTGTATCAAGCTCCTACGAATCCAAAACCATCACCCACAACTCTCCAGTTGTTGCTCACACCTACGCTGCTCCAGCCGTAGTTGCTGCCAGAACTTATGCTGCACCAGCTGTTGTAACTCACCAAGCCCCAGCCCTCGTTGCCGCTAGGACTTATGCTGCCCCAGCTGCCGTATCTTCTTCATACGAATCCAAAACCATCACCCACAGCTCTCCAGTTGTAGCCCAGACCTATGCTGCTCCGTCTGTTGTTGCCCACACCTACGCTGCTCCATCAGTTGTTGCCCATTCTTACGGTGTACCATCTGTTGTTGCCCGTTCTTATGCTGCTCCAGCTGTAGTTGCTGGAACCTACTCTTCTCCAATCTATTCTCACGGAGCCGTTGTATCAAGATACGCGTCCCCAAACTACGTCTGGTAA